The following is a genomic window from Hydrogenobaculum sp. Y04AAS1.
TTTTTGACGTTGGCATAGCCGAACAGCACGCCGCTACTTTTTCTGCTGGGCTTGCTGCAGGTGGCTTAAAGCCGGTTTTGGCTTATTATTCTACTTTTATGCAAAGAGCCTACGACCAAATAATACACGATATAGCTCTTCAAAATCTAAACGTTGTTTTTGCAGTGGATAGAGCTGGTTTAGTAGGAGAAGATGGGCCTACACACCACGGAGTTTTTGATATATCGTTTTTAAATTGTATACCAAACATCGTTATATCATCTCCCAAAGACAATCTTGAGCTTTTAGACCTTCTTTACACCGCCATAAATTCCAACAAACCGTTTGCAATAAGATATCCAAGAGGAGAAGCGGTTTTATCCAAAGAAGAAAGAGCACCAAAGCTTATAAAAATAGGTAAATGGGAAGTGTTAAAGCCCGGTACAGATATAGCTATACTTACAAACAGTTATCTTTTAAAAGAAGCTTTAGAAGCATCTTATGAGCTTTTAGAGCATGGTATAAACATAGAAGTGGTAAATGCAAGGTTTATAAAACCTTTAGACGAAGATATGCTATTTGATATAGCAAAAAGGTTTAACGCTGTTCTTAGTATCGAGGACGGGGTATTAAAAGGAGGTTTTGGAGCCTCTATTTTAGAGTTTTTTAATGACAATATGTTAGACGTAAAAATGTATAGGATAGGTATTCCAGACAAGTTTGTAGAACATGCTTCTCAGAAAGAGCTAAGAGAGATGTTTAACCTTACAAAAGACGGTATTAAAAAGTTTATATTAGAGCATATAGTTGCATCTCAAAAGTTAGAAAACTTTTAACACTATAAAAGATAGGTTATCTTTTATATGACGCTCTTTTGATAAGATATGCTCTTTTATAGATTTAGGATCTTTTTCTACTATATCTTCCAATACATCTTTTATATCGCATATGCCGTCTGTAGATATGAAAAAAATATCGTTTTTCTCAATGTTTCCTATTGTTTTATATAAATCTATACTCCAATTTGTACCAAGGGCTTTCACGTATTTTTTATGGTTTTCTAGTTTGCTTTGGTCTTTAGTAAGTTGCATTAGGCTTTTATCACGAATAAGAAATATTTTAGAATCTCCAACATGATATACATAGTACATCATGCTATCTAAATCGCATTTTAATACACTAAGCGTGGTACCACATATAAGCCCATCTGCATATTTACTTAACCTATTTATAATCTCTTTGTTTATTTTATAAAAAGCCTTTTCTATATTATCAAGATATTGTTCTAACACCTGTATCGCTATTTTTGAGGCAAGCTTTCCAGAGTTTTTATCTCCCATACCATCTGCCACTGCAAACACGCTATCTTGCACAAATATTTCATCGCTTTGGTAATTCTTCTCTCCCATTATCTGCCCGCACTCGTAGACTATATTCATAAAATCTCGTGAGTCTTTAGATATTCTCTTAGTTCTATGGCATTTTGAAATCTTTTGTTGTAATCGCACTCTAAAAGCATCTTTATAAACTCCCTCGTTTTTTGAGGTATGTCTTCAGACATCTTGTAATCGCAGTTTTTGTTTCTTTTTAACTTTGGTATATCGCTTTCCACGTCAAAAGGGTCTTTTTTTGTAAGGATATAGTGAAGCAACGCCCCCATAGAAAAGATATCACTGGCTGGATATATTTCGTTTCTAAATATCTCAGGGGCTATATAGCCTACAGTGCCTTTTACAGATATAAGAGATTGCCCTTTTTTTGTTTTTAAAAGCCCAAAATCTCCCAATTTCCACACAAGCCCTTTCAATATCTTTTTACCAAACACGTTATCTGGTTTTATATCGCTGTGTATATAGCCCATTTGATGTAAAAAAGCAAGGCCGTTGGTTATATCCGTAAAAATCTTCAATACAACCTCTTTGTTAAGATCTTGATGAGATATATATTCTTTTAAATTTCCAGTATCCATAAGCTCGTATATAACATATAGTCTCTTTTCATCTTTTTTATAAAGATAGCTTATCAAAGATATAATGTTTGGATGTCTTAAAAGTATAAGGGATTGGACTTCTTTCCAAAGATATTCTATAGCATATTCATCTTTTGCTATTTTTAATGCAAACTCCTTCCACTTGTATTTGCCTTTTAAGCCCTCAACTTTGTATACTTTACCAAACTCACCTTCCCCAAGAATACCCACTATCCTATACATATCTAAAACTATATCGCCTATTTCCATCAGTAATATACCTTTTTTAAGTATAAACCATGAGCTTTTGCCGTGTGGTTTGAAACTCTCTTTGCTTTTAAAAAATCATTTACATCGTCTATTGATATAAGCCCTTGAGCGTAAGATAACATCGTCCCTACCATACGCCTTACCATATACCTCAAAAATCTATTGGCAGTAATTGATATTTCTACCAAAGGGTAATCCACTTTAAAAGTTATATTTTCTACAGAGCAATAGCCGTTTTCGTCTTCAAGCTCTTTGGTAAATCCCCTAAAATCCTTATAACCTAAAAATAAGTGCGATATTTCCATCATTTTGCCTAAATCTGTAGGCTTATACACAAGCATTGCCCTATCCTGGAAAAACGGTGAGTTTTTCTCATCAAAAAACAGTTTATATATATAGGTTTTTTTTAAAGCATCAAAACGGGAGTTAAACTCCAAAGGCACCTCTTCTATGTTGTGGATTTTTATATCCTTTGGTAGAGCGCTATTTAGGGCTTTCCTTAAAAAATTTAAATCTTTATCAAATTCCATCTTGACGTTGAATACAAACTCAATAGCATGAACGCCTTTGTCTGTCCTAGAACAACCTATAGCCCTTATTTTTTGCTTTATAGGTTTTTTCTTATTTACTATGTAATACAGTTTTTCTTCTACTTCGTTTTGTATGGTAGGTACGTTTGGTTGGTATTGCCATCCGCTGTAATTTGTGCCTACAAAGGATATAGTAAATTTATAGTTCTTCACACCGCCAACGTGTTCTTTAGATAAAGCTTTGTTATATATTCCATTACCATCCTATTTGTATTAAAATATGTCCCACTTGTGGCTACAGCCATTTTCATAACGTTTATATATTTCCCAAAGCTGTTGTAGTAAGTGGGCAATATTATATATCTAAGCTTGTTGTAAAGATCGTGTATCTCTTCTTTATCCCATTCTGGTTCTAAAGCTATATCTTCCCAAGAGGTTTTTTTACCTATGGACCAGCCGTTTATGTTTTCCATACAGCCTTCTATCCACCATCCATCCAATACAGA
Proteins encoded in this region:
- a CDS encoding PP2C family serine/threonine-protein phosphatase — translated: MNIVYECGQIMGEKNYQSDEIFVQDSVFAVADGMGDKNSGKLASKIAIQVLEQYLDNIEKAFYKINKEIINRLSKYADGLICGTTLSVLKCDLDSMMYYVYHVGDSKIFLIRDKSLMQLTKDQSKLENHKKYVKALGTNWSIDLYKTIGNIEKNDIFFISTDGICDIKDVLEDIVEKDPKSIKEHILSKERHIKDNLSFIVLKVF
- a CDS encoding serine/threonine-protein kinase, giving the protein MEIGDIVLDMYRIVGILGEGEFGKVYKVEGLKGKYKWKEFALKIAKDEYAIEYLWKEVQSLILLRHPNIISLISYLYKKDEKRLYVIYELMDTGNLKEYISHQDLNKEVVLKIFTDITNGLAFLHQMGYIHSDIKPDNVFGKKILKGLVWKLGDFGLLKTKKGQSLISVKGTVGYIAPEIFRNEIYPASDIFSMGALLHYILTKKDPFDVESDIPKLKRNKNCDYKMSEDIPQKTREFIKMLLECDYNKRFQNAIELREYLKTHEIL
- the truA gene encoding tRNA pseudouridine(38-40) synthase TruA; this translates as MKNYKFTISFVGTNYSGWQYQPNVPTIQNEVEEKLYYIVNKKKPIKQKIRAIGCSRTDKGVHAIEFVFNVKMEFDKDLNFLRKALNSALPKDIKIHNIEEVPLEFNSRFDALKKTYIYKLFFDEKNSPFFQDRAMLVYKPTDLGKMMEISHLFLGYKDFRGFTKELEDENGYCSVENITFKVDYPLVEISITANRFLRYMVRRMVGTMLSYAQGLISIDDVNDFLKAKRVSNHTAKAHGLYLKKVYY